The Flammeovirga pectinis genomic interval CTTCAACACGTGCTTTATTCCCACTAGCATCATCAAAGTAGCCTCCGCCATCTTCAACACCCATTGCTGCACGGATAATACCCGCATTCCAGTCGCTTTTTACCCAGCCGACAACGTCTGCATTATAATATTTTTCTCCACCCCAGCCATTGTTTGACCAGAATAAACTTGGACCTGCAAAACTCACAGATTGTCCACTGCTATTTACTACTTTGTTACCACTTACCTGTAGTAACCCATTACTTGATACTTGTGCATTAGTTTTTAAGGATGTGCCCACTAAAGAGAACATAAAAATACATCCCAATAAAAAAGATAGTTTTAATAGTTTCATTTCATTTCTTGATTTAAAATTTCATACTGTTACATGATTGGGTACCATGTATATTTAATAAAAGCTGGTTATAGATTGTAAGAGAGGACATTCTTAATAAAATGCTGGTAAAATGTCTCTTTATTTAATTCTGGTTTTGTTTTTTAAAAGTTTAAAAATCATTTTATAGACTAATAGAGAGAAGCTATTTAATAATAACTCCTCTCTTATATAATGTTATTCTTTAATTATTTTCTTGTAGAATACTTCTTGATTATCGAAGTACTTTAAGAAATAAATTCCTTTTGGATATTTAGATATATCAATTGATTTTTGATTTACATCTAAGCTAAAAGTTGCTATATTATTACCAATTGCATTTAATACTTGTATATCAAAAGTTGGATTCATTTTAATACCTTTTGTTATATTAAATTTCCCCGTTGATGGGTTTGGATACACTATTAAATTAGATATCTCATCTTCTAAAGCTAATGGTGGAACGTCAACATCAGTAGTTACTTCTAACTTTAATTTGTCAATATTAAAAGCTGGTTGAGAATTAATAGTAAGACGAAGTATTTGTTCTCCAGCTTCTAACTTCAAATTAGATTCTACAGACGTTTGTTCAGTCCAACTTTTTGTTGATGGAATTGAGAATTCAGCTTCTTCTCTACTATTTAAACTACTTTTGATAGTCATTTCTCCACCAGCTTCCATTGCTGCAATAAAGGCAGTTATTTTATAAGTAGCTGTTTCTTTTACATCAACTGAATATTCTAACCACTCTCCTTTTTCTACATAACCGACTTGATATCCACCAGTAATTTCTTCGATATCTACACCATCAGTTCTGTAAGCACCTCCTTGATTTAGTTCTTCTGTATCAGAAAAAGTAAATCCTTCTCCACCAATATCATAGTTTTCTGCTTCCAAAGTTCCAGGTACAGCAATTAATACTCCTCCATAAAAACCTCTTTCAGTATTTAAAACATTTATTTTCTGTGGATAAGAAATTATTAGTTGCTCATCTACAATTTGAGAGATTCTATATTGATATTTATTTCCTTGAGTAGTAGAGATATCTAAATATGATGTAACAGTAGAAACAACAGAATCGATTACTACAAATTCCTCCTCTACTTTTCTTTCAATCTTTAACATTGAAGTTGCATCATTTCTATTTTCCCATTCCACTAAAACTGTAGAGTCATTCTGTATGCTCAATTCTAGATTAGTAGCAGTCTCAGTGGTATTATGGATTAAGATATCTTTTGTTTCGTGCCATTTTTTTGCTTTTCGTTGATATATTTCATACCATCCACCATCATCCCAAGCCATGAATGAGATACCTCTAGATAAAGATTCTTCTACAAAGTGAGCGTAATGTCTCATTCTTGAATTAAAATCTGTACTATGCACAGCTCCAAATTCACTTATGATAACAGGTATTCTATTTTGTGTACTCCAATCTTTTGCCTTTTTAAATTCATTCGAAATGAAATCTTTATCACTTTTTGTACCCCAAGTTCTTGATTTCTCTGCTGATGAAAAATCCCATGGATCGTAAGTATGAAAGTATCCAATAAGATGACTATCACCAGATGGAACTGGCATAGTTAGTAAATCCTGAATAGCAGACCATCCATTACCCGAAATTATGACATTTCTTGTAGGGTTTTTTTCACGTATGATAGCTAAAGCTCTTTTGTTTGCATCTGCAGCTTCTGCTATTGTCATACCATGAGGTTCATTTAATGGCTCAAATAATAAACTATCTGATTTTGTATGAAAACGATCTGATATTTGTGTCCATATTGCTTCAAATCGAGCAATATTATCATCACTGTAATCATTTTTTAACCAATCATCATGATGAACATTAATAATAATTACAAGATTTCTCTCTAAACCCCAGTCTACAACTTCTTCCACACGATTCATAAAATCGGCATCCACATCATAAGGGGCTGTTTTTGACACTCGGTTATCCCAAGTAATTGGAATTCTTACAGATTGAAAACCTGCCTCCTTGTAAGCATCAAAATAATATTCTTCTGCTTTAGGAGCCCAATCACCCTCTGCTTTAGGAGCATCTAAAGTGTTTCCTAAATTAATCCCTCTACCAATAGCTTCTACAGCTTCGTAGGGAGTTAATTGAGCCATTACTCCATGGCTCAAAAGGATACTTAAAAATAAAATAGTAATAGATTTGTACATAAATAAAGTTGTTTTAGAAACTGCCCAAGAGCTGAAAGTTTTTAGCTAAATCATAATAACCTTCAGTTCCAATATTGATTTTTTTTCAGCTCTGGACAGCTTTGTCTAATTAAATTGTTAGTCTGGTTTTAGTCTTAGCTTTAGTTAGTTTACTACCAATCAATCGCATATTATATCTTATCTTCTTTGGCACTGAATATTTCAGTATACAAAGCGTCATTTTTCTTTATTAAATCAAATGAAAAAACATCAATTTTATTTATATCAAAACTCAATGCTGCATTATCTGTAGTAAGTATATTGCTTTCAGAGCTTTCCACTTGGGCATAACCTTTTATTTGAGAACAAATTCCTAGTACGACGAAAAGTATCATTTTATTAATCATTGTCTATTAAATTTTAGTAGTGAACAAATAGTAGTTAAAGTTTGCTTGCTGTTTAGATATAAATTGCATTCTCTCCAAAATCAGATCCTATCTTTTATAGTAATTTCAGAAAGTCTTAAAAAGTTGTTTTCATTAATTATTTTATTGTAATAGTTTAATTAATAGTAATTCAATAGTTAGGCAATCAATAAATTCATATTTGCTGTTGCCATGTTACAACGTTATTGAGAATCATAAAAAAGTCAAAAATTTAGAAGTAACTTTTTTACACTTACAACACGACATTATTACAACATCAATCTATAACTAACTAATAATCAACACTAAAACAATACGTATTGTGAATTTTTTTTTAAATGATACAATACAGATAAAATTGTTTTTTTATTTAAAACAAAAAGAGCGATAGTAATTAGTGTAATTACTATCGCTCTTGCTTATAATAAACAATTACTATTATCGGTTAAAACCTTGTAATCATTTTAGTTAAAGACTTTCGGTTTTCTAAACCAATCTTTTTTCTTATTCTATACCTTGATGTTTCTAAGGTTCTAACACTAACATTCATTAATGTTGCAATCTCTTGATTGTCCAAATCCATTCTTAAGTAGGCACATATCCTTAATTCCCTTTTACTTAAGTCTGGATACTCAATTTTAAACCTATCAAGAAAGTTATCATGTGATTTATTAAACTGATGTTCAAATTTATCCCAGTAATCATGATCTTCACTTTCCTTATTTATATCTTTTACAATCCTTTTTATTTTACGCTTATCATTATTTGCTAAACCAACTGATGCTTCTTCAAGCTTTTGTTTTATTTGTTGTAAACTCTGGTTTTTATGTAAATGACTAATTGTAATATTTGCCAATTCACTTTTTGTTGTATCTAATTCTTTTTCAAGATTTTGATTTTGAATTTCTACCTTCTCTCTTTCAGCCTGAATACTATTTAAAGCATATTTTCTTTTTACATTTTGCATTCTCACTTTCTGAGCAAAATAGAATACTATTAAAAGTAATGCAATCAGTAATGCTCTAAACCATGTGGTTTGCCAATAAGGAGCGTCAATAAATAATGTAACTGTTGCTCCTTCATTGTTCCAAACACCATGATTATTAGAGGCTTTTACTTTAAAAGTATACCTTCCTGGATCTAAGTTAGTATATGTTGCAATTCTACGGTCACCTACAAAATTCCATTGTTCATCAAATCCTTCTAATTTATAAGCATACTTATTACGTTCAGTTTCTGTAAAATTTATTGCACAATATTTAAAATTGATGACAGACTGATCGTAATCTAAATTAATCTCGCGTACTGTAGAAATTGATTCTTTTATTACTGAACTTGAATCTGAGGGTGTTTGTTGCTTATTAAAAATTTCAAAATCAGTGATATATACAGGAGGTTGTGTATAATTTTCTTTTAACTTTTGAGGGTTAAAAACGGTTATACCATCAGTGCCTCCCACTATTATTTCTCCATTATCTTTCTTAACTAAAGCATTATAGTTAAATGAATTATTAGGAACATAAAAGCTTACGACCTTTTCTGTAGCTAAAGAAAATTGAGAAACATATTTTTTAGATATTACTAACAGGTTACCATAATTATCTGCAGTTATTGCTTGTAGTGGTAATTCTGGAATTCCGTCCGACTGATTATAAATCTTAAATTCGTTCCGTTCAGGTAAATATTTAATTAAGCCTGCTGCCGTTGCTATCCAAATATGCCTAAGGTTATCTTGATAGACCCCTTTTACATAGTTAAAATTGTGATCTTTCTCAATTAAATCATTTAATAGATTAGGTGACCAAGAATCAGTCCTTCTATTATAGATCATTATGCCACCATCAGTACTAAACCAAAGATTATTTTGAGCATCTTCAAAAATATGATATATGTGTTCTTGGCTTCCTATATTGTACCCAATTTTTAATTTCTTTATTGATTTAGTGACGGGGTCATATTTTGCAATTCCGCCACCTAATGTACCAATCCATGTAATACCTTCTGAATCTGTAAAAATTGCCCAAACATGGTTACTTGGCAAGTCTGTAGCTTTAACACCTCTTTTTATTTCTGTTCTTTTTCTAGTCTTTACATCATAAACTTGTAAACCTTCACTATAAGTACCAATCAAAAGGTTACCAAAACGATCTTCTGCTATACTTTTTACTACATAAGCACCAGGTTCTTTTACCTCATCTCCCTCTATAGAAAAATGTTTAAAAAGTGTTTCATCTTTTTCTTGTAATTGCAGTCCCCCCCAATCTGTACCTACCCATGTTCGATTTTTTGAATCATTATACAATGCTAAAACTGGTTTATTTGGTAGCGTTTGTTCATTACAAGGAGAGTTCGTAATATCTCTAAAAAAGTTTTTCCGTGGATCGTATTTATCAACTCCTTCTAAATAAATACCAAACCAAACATTGTCTTGCCTATCTTGATATAATGACCAAACCACTCCCGAAGACAGGGATGTTGGATCTAAACGAGTATTTGTATAATTTTCGAATGTTTTTGTTTTTACATTAAATATATCTAAACCTGCTCCATCAGTAGCAATCCAAAGTTCATTGTCTACTTGTTTTAACGCTTTTATATTATTACTAGAAGGGCCTTTTCCTTTTTCACCATGTAAATACGTATTATAGTCACCTGTTAGTAAATTATATTCTGCTAAACCACCATTATTACTACTTATATATAAAAGCGTATCATTATAAATTTCAAGGTTTTTCTTATCATTGTCATCCCTACTTATTAAAGGACGGTTTGTATATTCTACTTCAGAAAATTTCTTAGTATTTTTATCATAAACGCATAATTTCCTATTGTCTGTTGCTAACCATATACGGTTCCATTTATCTTCTATTACATCATAAATAGATTCGCCATTAATTTGAGAAAAACCTGTTGTAGAATAATAGTATTTCTCTCTTCTTTTACGGTTTGGGGAAATAACAGAAATACCGTTACTAGTTACAACCCAAACATTATTATCAGAGTCTTCATAAATTTTATTTACCGACTCACTCGGTACCATTAATTCGTTCTCGTCACCACCTTTAAAATGTTGAAAAGTTTCAGTCTTAGGATCAAAAATACTTAGCCCATTATTCAAATATCCAATCCAAATAAAACCATTATGATCTTGAATTAATGATGAAATCATATCATCATTCAAGCCTGTATTTTTACCTCTACTGTAGGCGTAAGTTTTCATTTCATAACCATCATATCTGTTTAGTCCTTTAAAGGTACCAAACCACATAAATCCCATATTATCTTCTAAAATAGAGGTTACCGTAGCATGAGATAATCCATCCTCTTCTCTTAAATGTTGGAATTGCATTTCCTTTTTCTGTCCATATGTTCCAATAGACATTAATAGGAGTGTTAGTAATATTGTAAGTTGCTTAATCATAAGAAGTTTTTCTAAAATTTCCTGGTGTTAGAAACAATAAAATTAACGAGAAAATATTTCCATTCAAATTATTATATAAAGTTGCCTTTCGGGAAATATAATTAATGTACTCTTTTTTATTTACTTAATTATTAACATTTGAATGATCAAAAAAAATAATCGATTCATAGTCTGTTTATTTTAAGTGCATTGTTTTCCTAAGTATGTATAAAGTACCCGTACATTTAAATTTAAAAATGAAAAAATCCCGTACTTTATTTCATATTTCAATTCTTAAACAAGATAAATAAGGATACAAAAACACCTCAAAACCAACAAACTAATTATATAAGTTGAAATTGAGGTGTTTTATACATTTACAAATATGTATTAATTCACTTTTGAAGTAATAGATACTTTTATTTTCTTAGAAATATTATCTGAAGCATTACCTACATAAATATAGTACTCTCCTTCTTCTAATTCCCAATCTGATTTATTTTCATTATAATATCTCAGAGAACTAATAGGAATAGATAAATTTAACTTTTCTGAGCTTAGTTTCTTTAAAGATACTTTCTGATATGCCTTTAACTCTTTAGTTGCTCTTTCTACAATAGATTTATGCTTGCCAACGTAAACTTGTACAACCTCTGCTCCATCAACATCACCAATATTATTTAAGCTACAAGTAACTTCAATAGTATCGTTTACATCATACGATTTTTTATCTGATGCAATGTTTTCTAGTTTAAATTCAGTGTAACTTAACCCATGACCAAATGCAAAGGCAGGAGTAATTTTTTTAGTATCATGCCAACGGTATCCAACTAAAATTCCTTCTTTGTATTCTTCGTTTACATTATCACCTGGGTAAGACATTTCACCGTAATGATGAGCAGCGTTATCCTCTAATTTTTTAGGGAAAGTAAAAGGTAATTTACCAGAAGGTGTTACATCTCCAGAAATAATATCTGCTACTGCGTGTCCTGTTTCTGTTCCTAAATACCACCCTTGCATCACCGTTTTTACTTTATCAGACCAAGGTGTAGCCACTGCATTTCCACTAATTAGTACTACGCCAATATTTGAATTTGTAGCTGCTAAAGTTTCAATTAATTCTGGCTGACCAAAAGGAAGATCATACGTTAATCTATCTCCATCTTCACAATCTTGGTGATGACTTTTATTTAACCCTCCAAAAAATAATACAACATCTGCTCCTTTAACTGCTTTTAATGCTTCATTTTTTAGTGAATCAGCATCTAAAGTTGATGGAATAACTTGACCATATTGAGAAGGACCTGAAGCATAACCCATAGTATATACAACTTCTGCATTTTTAAAACGCTCTTGTATTCCTTGTAACGGAGATATTTCATATTCAACTTTCAGTTCTGAAGATCCACCACCAATTGTCATCATTCTTGTCGCATTTTCTCCTATTACGGCAATCTTCATTTTCTTATCACTGATAGGGAAGAAATTACCTTCATTTTGAAGAAGTACGATTCCTTCTTGGGCTACTCTTCTTGCCACATCATGATGATCTTCTGTATTGATACTTCCTAGTGGTTTATTTTCAGCTAAGCTTGTTCTATACATTAATCTTAAAATACGACGTACTTTATCATTAACTACATCTTCAGATACTTCTCCAGAATTTAATATTTCTTTAAAAGGTCCTGCTAAATAATAGTTTTCGTAGTGATTTTTCTCTGAGTAAGTAAGTCCATTTGTACCAGTACCCATTTCAATATCTAAACCATACAATGCAGATTGTTTAGTATTGTGTGCTGCACCCCAGTCTGTTAAGTATACACCGTCAAAACCCCAATCTCCTTTTAGAATATCATTTACTAAATATTCATTATGAGAACAATATTGTCCTCTTATTTGATTGTAAGCCGACATCATAGACCAAACACCACCATCTACTGCAGACTTAAATGCTGGTAAATAAATTTCATGCAAAGCTCTATCACTTAATTCTACATTTATATGACCTCTCCATTTCTCTTGGTTATTGGCTACAAAGTGTTTTACACAAGCTGCAACACCATTAGATTGAACCCCATGAATATAAGGTACAACCATTTGAGAAGCCAAATAAGGATCTTCTCCCATGTACTCAAAATTACGACCATTTAAAGGTGTTCTATAGATGTTAACACCAGGCCCTAATAATATATCTTTTTTACGGTATCTTGCTTCTTCACCAACTGCAACGCCATACTCTTTAGATAAGTCTTCGTTAAAAGTTGCTGCTAAACAAGTTAATGCTGGAAATGCAGTAATAGAGTCGTTAGTCCAACCTGCATACCCCCAATTGTCCCAATTTATTTCTGCTCTTACTCCGTGAGGTCCATCAGACATCCAAATTTCTGGAATACCTAATCTAGGAACACCGGCAGATGTAAATTTAGATTGAGCATGGCACATTGCTACTTTTTCTTCTAATGTAAGTTGGGCAATTATCTCATCAATTTTTTGTTCGGTCTTAGTTGTCTGAGCTATACTCGGTGACAAGTAACCAAACATAAGTAGCATACTAAAAATAGTTGCTTTAAACGTTCTTTTCTTCATCATCATTTTGTTTTAATAATTCGTCTGTTTTTACTGAGAGTTGTTAGTGACACTGTAATTTTTATTATCCACACCCACACCTTTAAAAGTTATTGATTTCCAATTATTTGGCAAT includes:
- a CDS encoding cellulase family glycosylhydrolase encodes the protein MYKSITILFLSILLSHGVMAQLTPYEAVEAIGRGINLGNTLDAPKAEGDWAPKAEEYYFDAYKEAGFQSVRIPITWDNRVSKTAPYDVDADFMNRVEEVVDWGLERNLVIIINVHHDDWLKNDYSDDNIARFEAIWTQISDRFHTKSDSLLFEPLNEPHGMTIAEAADANKRALAIIREKNPTRNVIISGNGWSAIQDLLTMPVPSGDSHLIGYFHTYDPWDFSSAEKSRTWGTKSDKDFISNEFKKAKDWSTQNRIPVIISEFGAVHSTDFNSRMRHYAHFVEESLSRGISFMAWDDGGWYEIYQRKAKKWHETKDILIHNTTETATNLELSIQNDSTVLVEWENRNDATSMLKIERKVEEEFVVIDSVVSTVTSYLDISTTQGNKYQYRISQIVDEQLIISYPQKINVLNTERGFYGGVLIAVPGTLEAENYDIGGEGFTFSDTEELNQGGAYRTDGVDIEEITGGYQVGYVEKGEWLEYSVDVKETATYKITAFIAAMEAGGEMTIKSSLNSREEAEFSIPSTKSWTEQTSVESNLKLEAGEQILRLTINSQPAFNIDKLKLEVTTDVDVPPLALEDEISNLIVYPNPSTGKFNITKGIKMNPTFDIQVLNAIGNNIATFSLDVNQKSIDISKYPKGIYFLKYFDNQEVFYKKIIKE
- a CDS encoding two-component regulator propeller domain-containing protein, producing MIKQLTILLTLLLMSIGTYGQKKEMQFQHLREEDGLSHATVTSILEDNMGFMWFGTFKGLNRYDGYEMKTYAYSRGKNTGLNDDMISSLIQDHNGFIWIGYLNNGLSIFDPKTETFQHFKGGDENELMVPSESVNKIYEDSDNNVWVVTSNGISVISPNRKRREKYYYSTTGFSQINGESIYDVIEDKWNRIWLATDNRKLCVYDKNTKKFSEVEYTNRPLISRDDNDKKNLEIYNDTLLYISSNNGGLAEYNLLTGDYNTYLHGEKGKGPSSNNIKALKQVDNELWIATDGAGLDIFNVKTKTFENYTNTRLDPTSLSSGVVWSLYQDRQDNVWFGIYLEGVDKYDPRKNFFRDITNSPCNEQTLPNKPVLALYNDSKNRTWVGTDWGGLQLQEKDETLFKHFSIEGDEVKEPGAYVVKSIAEDRFGNLLIGTYSEGLQVYDVKTRKRTEIKRGVKATDLPSNHVWAIFTDSEGITWIGTLGGGIAKYDPVTKSIKKLKIGYNIGSQEHIYHIFEDAQNNLWFSTDGGIMIYNRRTDSWSPNLLNDLIEKDHNFNYVKGVYQDNLRHIWIATAAGLIKYLPERNEFKIYNQSDGIPELPLQAITADNYGNLLVISKKYVSQFSLATEKVVSFYVPNNSFNYNALVKKDNGEIIVGGTDGITVFNPQKLKENYTQPPVYITDFEIFNKQQTPSDSSSVIKESISTVREINLDYDQSVINFKYCAINFTETERNKYAYKLEGFDEQWNFVGDRRIATYTNLDPGRYTFKVKASNNHGVWNNEGATVTLFIDAPYWQTTWFRALLIALLLIVFYFAQKVRMQNVKRKYALNSIQAEREKVEIQNQNLEKELDTTKSELANITISHLHKNQSLQQIKQKLEEASVGLANNDKRKIKRIVKDINKESEDHDYWDKFEHQFNKSHDNFLDRFKIEYPDLSKRELRICAYLRMDLDNQEIATLMNVSVRTLETSRYRIRKKIGLENRKSLTKMITRF
- a CDS encoding glycoside hydrolase family 3 C-terminal domain-containing protein — translated: MMMKKRTFKATIFSMLLMFGYLSPSIAQTTKTEQKIDEIIAQLTLEEKVAMCHAQSKFTSAGVPRLGIPEIWMSDGPHGVRAEINWDNWGYAGWTNDSITAFPALTCLAATFNEDLSKEYGVAVGEEARYRKKDILLGPGVNIYRTPLNGRNFEYMGEDPYLASQMVVPYIHGVQSNGVAACVKHFVANNQEKWRGHINVELSDRALHEIYLPAFKSAVDGGVWSMMSAYNQIRGQYCSHNEYLVNDILKGDWGFDGVYLTDWGAAHNTKQSALYGLDIEMGTGTNGLTYSEKNHYENYYLAGPFKEILNSGEVSEDVVNDKVRRILRLMYRTSLAENKPLGSINTEDHHDVARRVAQEGIVLLQNEGNFFPISDKKMKIAVIGENATRMMTIGGGSSELKVEYEISPLQGIQERFKNAEVVYTMGYASGPSQYGQVIPSTLDADSLKNEALKAVKGADVVLFFGGLNKSHHQDCEDGDRLTYDLPFGQPELIETLAATNSNIGVVLISGNAVATPWSDKVKTVMQGWYLGTETGHAVADIISGDVTPSGKLPFTFPKKLEDNAAHHYGEMSYPGDNVNEEYKEGILVGYRWHDTKKITPAFAFGHGLSYTEFKLENIASDKKSYDVNDTIEVTCSLNNIGDVDGAEVVQVYVGKHKSIVERATKELKAYQKVSLKKLSSEKLNLSIPISSLRYYNENKSDWELEEGEYYIYVGNASDNISKKIKVSITSKVN